The following coding sequences lie in one Musa acuminata AAA Group cultivar baxijiao chromosome BXJ1-8, Cavendish_Baxijiao_AAA, whole genome shotgun sequence genomic window:
- the LOC135587892 gene encoding cation/calcium exchanger 1-like — MLVPCRIRAMAFNVLYLNCSFLLLLTLLVLAAHLGSSPRSLRQPIKQDGCEGLRRINDHEAICSYLKTHEQACVPQGFIDYLRIFYCASGGCPPLGYALLLLWLLLLFYLLGNTASHYFCSSLEGLSGVLRLPPTIAGVTLLSLGNGAPDVFSSIVSFAGSGVGDVGLSSVLGGAFFVSSVVAGIISIAVGSRSVAIDRSSFIRDLCFFLLVLSSLLAILIVGKIGVWGSMAFASLYIAYVVLVWAGHYCKEKQSELVVPILDGLMVEEEEDTVAKDVEEGVRPNAKSPVSQYLSWFLYLLEMPLNLPRRLTIPDVSEERWSKPFAVASVSLSPLFLATLWISQRGEVGSEERITTYVLGSVAGMVLGIIAIETTEKSAPPKTCLLPWLAGGFLMSVIWSYMIAGELVALLVAIGDIAGISPLVLGFTVLAWGNSLGDLIANVALAVSGRGDGVQIAISGCYAGPIFNTLVGLGVSLVLASGASHPSPFVVPQDRAIFETLGFLIGGLLWALLMLPRRKMKPDRVLGIGLLAFYLTFLCWRLFESLQLVKLGMPLNV, encoded by the coding sequence AGGATCAACGACCATGAAGCCATTTGCTCCTACCTCAAGACACATGAGCAGGCCTGTGTGCCCCAAGGCTTCATAGATTACCTCCGAATCTTTTACTGCGCTTCCGGCGGCTGCCCTCCTCTGGGTTACGCTCTTCTCCTCCTGTGGCTGTTGCTGCTCTTCTACTTGCTGGGGAACACCGCTTCCCATTACTTCTGCTCGTCCTTAGAGGGCCTGTCGGGGGTGCTGAGGCTGCCTCCTACCATTGCCGGCGTCACGCTGTTGTCCCTCGGCAACGGCGCGCCGGACGTCTTCTCGAGCATCGTGTCCTTCGCGGGCTCTGGCGTCGGCGACGTCGGCCTCAGCAGCGTGCTCGGCGGCGCATTCTTCGTTTCGAGCGTGGTGGCGGGGATCATCAGCATCGCCGTGGGCTCTCGGTCCGTCGCCATCGACCGGTCCAGCTTCATACGTGACCTCTGCTTCTTCCTCCTGGTGCTGAGCTCCCTGCTCGCCATATTGATCGTTGGCAAGATCGGTGTTTGGGGCTCCATGGCCTTCGCGTCCCTCTACATTGCGTATGTTGTTCTAGTGTGGGCAGGGCATTACTGCAAGGAGAAACAGAGCGAACTGGTGGTGCCGATTCTTGATGGCCTtatggtggaagaagaagaagacaccgtAGCGAAAGATGTCGAAGAAGGTGTTCGACCAAATGCGAAGTCCCCGGTCTCACAGTACCTGAGCTGGTTTCTGTATCTGCTAGAGATGCCACTAAATCTGCCAAGAAGACTCACAATACCAGATGTGTCCGAGGAGAGATGGTCAAAGCCATTTGCAGTTGCTTCAGTGAGCCTATCCCCACTCTTCTTGGCAACTCTTTGGATCTCCCAAAGAGGAGAAGTAGGCTCAGAAGAGAGGATTACAACCTATGTTCTTGGTAGCGTGGCGGGGATGGTGCTGGGGATCATTGCAATTGAGACCACCGAGAAGTCTGCACCTCCAAAGACATGCCTGCTGCCTTGGCTTGCAGGTGGGTTCCTGATGAGTGTGATCTGGTCTTACATGATAGCAGGGGAACTAGTGGCACTGCTGGTGGCCATTGGTGACATAGCTGGGATCAGCCCTCTGGTTCTGGGATTCACTGTCTTGGCATGGGGCAACTCACTGGGGGACCTGATTGCCAATGTTGCATTGGCAGTCAGTGGTCGAGGGGATGGAGTTCAGATTGCCATCTCTGGGTGCTATGCAGGTCCAATCTTCAACACATTGGTAGGCCTGGGTGTGTCCCTTGTGCTGGCTTCTGGGGCTTCACACCCCTCTCCCTTTGTAGTCCCTCAGGATAGAGCTATCTTTGAGACACTAGGGTTCCTGATAGGAGGTCTGCTGTGGGCTCTTCTCATGCTGCCAAGGAGGAAGATGAAGCCAGACAGGGTGCTGGGCATTGGACTGTTGGCTTTCTACTTGACATTTCTGTGTTGGAGGCTCTTTGAGAGCCTTCAGCTGGTGAAACTTGGAATGCCTCTCAACGTGTAA
- the LOC135587893 gene encoding vicilin Cor a 11.0101-like — protein MATSRVVAFLFPLLLLLLSSSFLLASSSKSDPEKKRCVMECRGIPEQQQRKLCVHRCLDHSGEQEAGKEHNPYHFGRRSYQQWSRTEHGRLEVLERFARRSDHLLGVDNYRLAVLEAEPQTFIMPCHWDAEQVVYVMQGRGTITLLHEERRESHDIKRGDIMRVPAGVIVYAINKASNERLRVAMLLHPISTPGHIEEYHGAAGRNPQTFYTSFSNEVLEAAFNTPWDKLERMFRSQRKGEIIKITEDQIRALSESNTESGLSNEPYNLLENSPSHSNEHGQLHEATGNECEMLQDLNVDVSIANISERSMMAPNYDTRSTKLAMVVEGRGYIEMACPHRSAERRRTQEETGSQGEQRVHYRTVRSRVSRGSVFVIPAGHPAAAVAAANENLQVLCFGIHSENNRRYYLAGRNNVLNRLDRAAKAMAFGVPAEEVEEVLNAQADSVFMPGPERRREEEEKGWQLVFKFAGF, from the exons ATGGCCACCAGCAGAGTCGTCGCCTTCCTCTTCCCACTTCTCCTCTTGCTCCTCTCCTCCAGCTTCCTCTTGGCTTCATCCTCCAAATCTGATCCAGAGAAGAAGCGTTGCGTCATGGAGTGCAGAGGCATCCCGGAGCAGCAGCAGAGGAAGCTATGCGTGCACCGGTGCTTAGACCATTCCGGCGAGCAAGAAGCTGGAAAAGAGCACAACCCTTACCACTTCGGCCGGCGGAGCTACCAGCAGTGGAGCAGAACGGAGCACGGCCGTTTGGAGGTGCTGGAGAGGTTTGCTCGGAGATCCGACCACTTGCTGGGCGTCGACAACTACCGCCTGGCGGTGTTGGAGGCGGAGCCGCAGACTTTTATCATGCCCTGCCATTGGGACGCCGAACAGGTGGTTTACGTAATGCAAG GGCGTGGGACGATAACACTGCTGCACGAGGAGAGGCGAGAGTCACACGATATCAAGAGAGGAGACATCATGAGGGTTCCGGCGGGGGTGATCGTGTATGCCATCAACAAAGCCAGTAATGAGAGGCTCCGAGTCGCCATGCTCCTCCACCCCATCTCGACTCCCGGGCACATTGAG GAGTACCATGGTGCAGCCGGGAGGAATCCACAGACCTTCTACACCAGTTTTAGCAACGAAGTACTGGAAGCTGCCTTCAAT ACTCCGTGGGATAAACTAGAGAGGATGTTTAGGAGCCAGCGGAAGGGGGAAATCATAAAGATAACCGAGGATCAGATCAGAGCATTGAGTGAATCCAATACTGAGAGTGGACTCTCAAATGAGCCATACAATCTGCTGGAGAACAGCCCTTCTCATTCGAATGAGCATGGTCAACTACACGAGGCCACAGGTAACGAGTGCGAGATGCTCCAGGATCTGAATGTGGACGTATCCATTGCTAACATCAGCGAG AGATCAATGATGGCTCCAAACTACGACACCCGGTCGACCAAGTTGGCCATGGTGGTGGAAGGAAGAGGCTACATCGAGATGGCTTGTCCCCACCGCTCCGCCGAGCGACGCAGAACCCAGGAGGAGACGGGATCCCAAGGAGAGCAGCGCGTCCACTATCGGACCGTGAGATCGCGAGTCTCCCGTGGGTCGGTGTTCGTGATCCCCGCAGGGCACCCGGCGGCAGCCGTGGCCGCTGCGAACGAAAACCTTCAGGTTCTCTGCTTCGGGATACACTCGGAGAACAACCGGAGGTACTACCTCGCGGGGAGGAACAACGTGCTGAACAGACTCGACAGGGCGGCGAAGGCGATGGCCTTCGGCGTCCCGGCGGAGGAAGTGGAAGAGGTGCTCAATGCGCAGGCGGACAGCGTGTTCATGCCCGGTCCGGAGCGCCggcgggaagaagaagagaagggatggCAGCTTGTCTTCAAATTTGCCGGGTTTTGA